The Vicia villosa cultivar HV-30 ecotype Madison, WI unplaced genomic scaffold, Vvil1.0 ctg.000659F_1_1, whole genome shotgun sequence genome contains the following window.
CATGTGAGGATCAATAGTACcgagaatccaagtgataatctgagcatcttctatttcccatgcatctaagtcagttgtctctaacggtgccacagagacatcgtccaagtgactccataatcctttccctttgacatacatccgaaactgaaattcccaaacaagataattctttccggtaaaacgaacacaaatatgatctatctcttcttcggaagccataatatcagagatgacttaagaacaattttgttaacgtaacaattttgttaacgtaacaattttgttaacgtgaaacaagaaacaccaacggaacactgaagaaaatacttgccgacaccaaatcaacaccccaattcaggatactcgccgacaccaagtcaaaaccctaattcagaataattGCCGACACAGAGTCAAAACTCTAATTCAGAATAATTGCCGACacagagtcaaaaccctaattcagaatatttgccgacaccgatacgataacacgagattagaatcgcaatcttggaagagattaccgagaaccgagatgatttcaattaccgagaaacgagatctaccgagacgatttcaagagcgacccagtggggtgtcgctgaataaagccaagattaacctaaactcacaggtttgatcgaaaacctactgataccatgtcaataattcttggcttgatacttttctcattattatttctcgtatatataaaggttacagggctatatcggtaattacactaaataattacatttaaactaattcctattcacaatTCCAGGCTAAAAATTATACATAGAGATTTGAAGGCAAGTAATATCTTGCTAGATAATGAGCTTAATCCAAAAATATCAGACTTTGGTATGGCCAGAATCTTTGGAGGGAATGAAGATCAAGAAAATACTCGAAGAGTTGTTGGTACTTAGTAAGTATACGAATATACCTTTTTCTTTATTCAAGATTATGGCACCATAACTGGATATTCAATCGTGTTTACACTTCAATGCAGTGGTTATATGTCTCCAGAATATGCAATGCAAGGACTCTTTTCTGATAAATCAGATGTCTTTAGCTTTGGAGTTTTGCTTCTTGAGATTATTAGTGGAAGACGAAATTCAAGCTTTTATAACTGCGAGAACTCTCTGACCCTTTTAGGATTCGTAAGTCTTTTAATTCTTATCTAACTCAGTCTGGAATGCTCTGCATCTTTCTCAAATAATTAACTTTTGTTTTCCCAATATAGGTGTGGATACAATGGACAGAAGACAATATTTTACCTGTGATAGATCCAGGAATATACGATCATATACATTATAAATCCGTTTCTAGGTCCATACATATAGGACTCCTTTGTGTACAGGAATTTTCCACAGACAGGCCTACTATGGCTGTTGTGATTTCTATGCTTAATAGTGAGATTGTAGATCTTCCTCCTCCGAAGAAACCTGCATTCGTCCTGAGGCAGAATATGCTGAGCACGGTGTCGTGTGAAGAATGCAATGATGGGTTGCACTCTATCAACTTAGTCAGTATTTCAGACATCCATGGCAGATAGTTAACTAAGAGGTTTATATgttctttttcaattctttttgCACAACCAAATTGGCAAAATGTATCAAGGGAAGGCTCAATCAAAAA
Protein-coding sequences here:
- the LOC131630202 gene encoding G-type lectin S-receptor-like serine/threonine-protein kinase At1g11300 gives rise to the protein MARIFGGNEDQENTRRVVGTYGYMSPEYAMQGLFSDKSDVFSFGVLLLEIISGRRNSSFYNCENSLTLLGFVWIQWTEDNILPVIDPGIYDHIHYKSVSRSIHIGLLCVQEFSTDRPTMAVVISMLNSEIVDLPPPKKPAFVLRQNMLSTVSCEECNDGLHSINLVSISDIHGR